The nucleotide sequence tgtaaatttgctaataatcttttaaaaatagtaaatgccattatttttgcaaaattattacgagatctattatactaataacggtttgataaaatacagtagactgcctactggataatagttccagtccacctgtagacagggatctcacatcagcttgtatattatacaaggataagatttgataaattcagttttttgactgaacactggctctgtttaaatcagagatttaaacatacatagtctaacctagctccataactaacagccaatttattctaattagaataatagatctcgtaataattttgcaaaaatagtggcatttactattttaaaaagctcgggtgcaggggggggggggttatgtaaaagcctggtttgtgcctcggagaggctatgggatccagtaagatcgtccttcctttcctccctagaatctggatgtagcaggtgctcaattgtcaaaaggtgCAGGTGCTCAAATTGTCAATTGTCaattgattatgattatggttttggcctccaccaccctctcacctaacttgttccaaccatgtctaccatgctgcttgcgaaagttaattttctaatatttctgtggcatctttgtttggttaccttttacaatatcttctttttattctaccatctagttttggcattttatgcctctaacctgggagccacttattggcaagtctatacctttaccagttgatgtgattctttagatatgggcaccatatctccaggtgtcctacacaattagctttaattaaattttccaaaattatcacttacacttgtaatacagggttctaggttccctatagtgtcctttattgaaatagagtttaacaacaatttcaatgtccctattttcttttagattatatctcaacatataattaatgtccaacaggacatgattactctttccaatgggaggatggtattgaatatttgatctagtactgatggaataatttatataataatcactagaaattatttcgataagaatttgaatttatgcatgtctttgttttggcatgcctctatttccatatgttacatttctgcatgtctccaattctggaagtgttcacttttgcatgtgcctgacaaggatgttatatgcaccagctttaattatcacacattgtatataatgaatgacttatttttagaattttaatacatattgcatctgtcaatacattattaacaataatataggtaatatggtagtctaatgtagaaatttgacactctttaacagaatgtacgagtataagcgaaaaaagcgactccaatacaacaacagatggatgcaagtatcaagaaggctaaaacgtatacacaaaatgcatccaaatacagctgtacacactagtgaacccattaatcttactgaggcagcatcaagttcagagattgagtcgtcagacaatgacattagttcttttgaagctgagtcaaatcaagagtatggattaggctctgaaattgatgatttacacatgaatcttactgatattcatgatgtattatctaattctcaaagtgaggaggagaatgatgaccatgataatcatcattcacttgtttacccacagaatttattaattcagtgggtaaacaagaatggtgttacacacaatgctgttgatgaattattaaaaattttgaggcaaatgggaattgactacttaccaaaaacagctcggacactaatcagttctgaaaggtacatagaaactcagcaaaaatctggaatgaaatatgtctactttgggttaaaagaggaactgttaaaaaACATAAGTAGATATCCAAAAGCAACTATAAAAGGACTGAGACAATTATTATTGTCATGTAACATTGATGGCCTTCCTATATTTAGAAGCAAAAATGATGCTTTGTGGCCAGTTCTCTGTGCAGTAATGAATATTACACCTTTGAAAGTCTTTCCAGTTGTCCTCATGTATGGACGTTCTAAGCCAAGTGATTTAAATTTCTTATATGATTTTATATCTGATATGGATGACCTTTTGTTGCATGGGATTCAGTATGGTAACAGAACTATCAACATAAAATTACAATGTGTAATTTGTGATGCACCTGCTAAGGCTATGGTGAAGTCCATAAAACTGTTTTCAGGTTATTATGGCTGTGACAAATGTGAACAGAAAGGTACTTGGATGGGGAAAATGACATATCCAGAAGTAACAAATTTAACCATTAGAACAGACACACGCTTCCGTAATCAATCTAACTCGCAACATCATCATGGTAAATCACCATTCTGTGACTTGAACATAGACTTAATTGCAGCGTTTCCCATTGACTATATGCACCAGGTGTGCCTTGGTGTTATGAAGCGACTTCTTGTCACCTGGATACGGAAAAACACATTTAAATTATGTAGCCGCCAGATTTCTGAAATTAGTGCTAGATTGGTGAGCATAAAAGATTTTGTGCCCAATATTTTTGCACGTAAACCACGAGGTTTGGAAGAAATTGACAGATGGAAGGCAACTGAATACAGACAGTTTCTTCTCTACACAGGAAAGCTTGTATTGAAAGGTATTCTACCCCAAGAGATGTATGATCATTTCCTTACTCTCAGTGTTGGTATAAGTTTTCTTGTTTCGCCCACATGTATGTCCTTAAAATACGGCAAATATGCTCATGACCTTTTGCTGAATTTTGTATCAAGGTGTGGTGATCGGTATGGGAAAGATTTTCTAGTCTACAATGTTCACAGTTTGATTCACCTAACAGCAGATGCTGAGGAACATGGTACTCTTGACAGTTGTTCAgcttttccatttgaaaattatttGCATCAGCTGAAAAAGATGGTCAGATCAAGTAAAAATCCAATTGTCCAAATTACAAAAAGAATAAAGGAGGCTGAAAATACCATGATTTATAAAACATCTCCAGATAATAAAATTTCTCATAAATTTCCTAACAATGTATATTCGTTACCTGGATATAATTGCTGTGAAGTGTTAAGGACTGTACACAGCCGAAGAAGTGAAGAAAATTACTTCATTGTTAGGGTATATCCTTTTCAAAGCCCAATATTTACTAGTCCTTGTGATTCAAGAATATTTGGGGCCTTCAATGTTAATCCACGTAAGGACTTTTTAAAAAAAGTGTATAGGATTAACACATCAACCAGAGGAATGTTAATCAAGAAAACAGAAAGTACTTATATCTTCTTGTCAATACTACATGATTTATGACTAGTAAGTTTCTTGTGATTGTTTTTGATTCTTGTGCAAGCTGTAGGAATACTCTTTGCTTACATTGCAAAATTTTTAACTTTAGTAAAAAGTATTGTTCACCATCATAACATATTAGAATTAAGGTTAACATTGTTGTTTAGTACTATATAAAATTAGTGACTGCTTATTTTCTTAGACACTGATAATGTGCTGCAGAAAATGTCCCTAATCAGTTTAAATTTGTAGATGGCTGAATCTGAAAATAAATACATCGTTGTGGAAGATGAAGAAGGAGAATTGTCAATCATCCATATCAAATGGATGTTTAGTGCATCTGATgtaagtcaatatatatatatattgtttatttgcAAAATTAAAACATTAGTATTTAAAATATGTGTATATGATATATGTTGATAGATTtagagatatatatgtatataatatatgaaatacagtggggcctcgatttatgagacatacatttacatatacatatatttacaaatatatgtccccttTCCAGGGATCAAACGTGGGCTATTGGCCACGTGAAAACCAATCATCGAAAGCCAAAAGAGGAGAAATACCAGACCCATCGAAATGGAGACGTTTCAACATCAGCAAGATTTATTCCATTGATAGTAATTAAATACAAGCATTGATTCATATGGTTAAATCAAAAATTTCTCAATGTTTTGATGTTatacaaagtttcgtaataatgaattatatatactCTAATTTTTATTATAGGTACTTGGGAACTTGCCCTAAAACACCTTAAAAAGGCAGAAGAAACGTCAAATATGGAAAGTGACACAGACACAAGTTATCACCATAGGGCAGTAAAATACAGAAGAATACCAAATGATGTGGATAGAGGTATGTAGGAATGAATGTTTAGAGTTATTCAAAATAA is from Procambarus clarkii isolate CNS0578487 chromosome 54, FALCON_Pclarkii_2.0, whole genome shotgun sequence and encodes:
- the LOC138352512 gene encoding uncharacterized protein, producing the protein MAESENKYIVVEDEEGELSIIHIKWMFSASDGSNVGYWPRENQSSKAKRGEIPDPSKWRRFNISKIYSIDSTWELALKHLKKAEETSNMESDTDTSYHHRAVKYRRIPNDVDRDSEDSPPRKVTVSMPRKTAECKLTLDEHQNNMIQESGNLI